From one Oncorhynchus clarkii lewisi isolate Uvic-CL-2024 chromosome 6, UVic_Ocla_1.0, whole genome shotgun sequence genomic stretch:
- the LOC139412483 gene encoding cadherin-related family member 5-like, with protein MTGACAPTPRGSPTLRVTPTGPTVCTVSPDPVSIKENSTVDVLVARITCSDGVQLTVTENPAEAFYLRGTDLIAKRGLDFESLPRVDDALWVRVRCNRTGSRSVNVSVEVFIENVNDNPPNFAQSHYVLQVNELTPVNTSVGRIEATDIDSEPLYYRLESATNRYLRLENANTPNILVHNMIDYDSVQKISLVLHVQDTYNVSESGEPSFTAVVTITVNVKDVDNRPPWFQPCVRTNLGIAKLCVSSGYKAKVNLTEKEDGALSLEPGPLYAKDGDRNRSEMINYRILRGNEGSIFQIDEETGNISMAKAADIAGPITLTVLASQVTNRDQFAVTQVTIEVLRKSRNPPRFEKERYEGYIYSNSVPETMILRDRTSNRPFRVRARDEDFASGVNPDMRYEVQYSSYVNVTNEGFVLLKRIVKTESFALQIRAMDLSTGEFGTAALSVLVIPAVAVPLPSGAGYRAGDMALLGLVMAAILVLCFIVIGFLISRLKKGGANLDKITECLAPCLKMTRPQGRPKDTLQYTNDGYQGTEGDALRCRPRRPEPVDKRGRGATVPGDRGRAIPLERRRSDRHCGFCGLYANHNAKPGPACSPAMGGGRVDGGDKDGVRSILAKGGRKEGGKSVWFKENEDASGIEVEIIPDTLGQEEETEEEVLDMEEVEGGDRSMSSQTEIDGGHGNQESHGESDSAAKEEKEKKG; from the exons tctgtacagtttctcctgaccctgtGTCTATAAAAGAGAACAGCACTGTGGACGTTCTAGTAGCCAGAATTACCTGTAGTGATGGTGTTCAGCTGACCGTCACGGAGAACCCTGCGGAGGCTTTCTACCTGCGGGGGACGGACCTCATCGCCAAGAGAGGACTGGACTTTGAG TCTCTGCCCCGTGTGGATGATGCTCTGTGGGTCAGGGTGCGCTGCAACAGAACTGGCTCCAGATCA GTGAACGTGTCTGTGGAAGTTTTCATTGAAAATGTGAACGATAATCCTCCAAACTTCGCTCAGAGTCATTACGTTCTCCAGGTGAACGAG ctgACTCCTGTGAACACCAGTGTTGGTCGGATAGAGGCCACAGACATTGACTCTGAGCCACTGTACTATCGTTTAGAGTCAGCCACG AACAGGTATCTACGACTGGAGAACGCCAACACCCCCAACATACTGGTGCATAACATGATCGACTACGACTCCGTCCAAAAGATCTCCCTGGTCTTACATGTACAG GACACGTATAACGTTTCTGAGTCCGGCGAGCCTTCGTTCACTGCCGTGGTGACCATCACGGTTAACGTGAAGGACGTTGACAACCGTCCACCGTGGTTCCAGCCCTGTGTCAGAACCAACCTGGGGATAGCCAAACTGTGTGTCAGCTCCGGCTACAAGGCAAAGGTCAACCTCACAGAGAAAGAG GACGGTGCTCTATCTCTGGAGCCTGGTCCGTTATACGCCAAGGatggagacagaaacaggagTGAGATGATCAACTACAGGATACTTAGAG GGAATGAAGGCAGCATCTTCCAGATCGATGAGGAGACGGGAAACATCTCCATGGCCAAAGCGGCAGACATAGCAGGCCCAATAACCCTCACTGTCCTG gCCTCCCAGGTTACCAACAGGGACCAGTTTGCGGTGACTCAGGTCACCATCGAGGTGCTGAGGAAGAGCAGGAACCCTCCGCGGTTTGAGAAGGAGCGTTATGAAGGTTACATCTACAGTAACTCAGTCCCAGAGACCATGATCCTACGAGACAGAACCTCCAACAGACCCTTCAGGGTCAGGGCCAGAGACGAGGACTTTGCCTCC ggtgTAAACCCAGACATGAGATATGAGGTGCAGTACAGCAGTTATGTCAACGTGACAAACGAAGGGTTTGTTCTTCTCAAGAGGATTGTGAAGACAGAGTCCTTCGCTCTCCAG attCGTGCTATGGACCTGTCTACAGGGGAGTTTGGTACAGCGGCCCTCTCTGTCCTGGTTATACCAG CTGTGGCAGTTCCTTTGCCCTCGGGGGCAGGGTACCGGGCGGGGGACATGGCTCTTCTGGGATTGGTCATGGCAGCCATCTTGGTTCTCTGCTTCATCGTGATTGGCTTCCTGATCTCCCGCCTGAAGAAAGGAGGCGCCAACCTGGATAAGATAACTGAG TGTCTGGCTCCATGTCTGAAGATGACAAGGCCCCAAGGGAGACCCAAAGACACCCTGCAGTACACCAACGATGGCTACCAGGGTACCGAGGGTGATGCCCTGCGCTGCAGACCCAGACGCCCAGAGCCGGTAGACAAGAGGGGCCGAGGTGCTACTGTCCCTGGGGACAGAGGCAGAGCCATCCCCCTGGAGCGACGCCGGAGCGACCGCCACTGTGGCTTCTGCGGCCTGTACGCCAACCACAACGCCAAGCCCGGCCCGGCCTGCAGCCCTGCTATGGGGGGTGGGAGAGTAGACGGAGGAGACAAGGACGGGGTGAGGTCCATCCTCGCCaaggggggaaggaaggaaggagggaagtcAGTGTGGTTTAAGGAGAACGAGGATGCGTCTGGGATCGAGGTGGAGATCATCCCGGATACTCTGGGTCAGgaagaggagactgaggaggaggtgTTGGacatggaggaggtggaggggggagacaggagcATGTCTAGTCAGACAGAGATCGATGGTGGGCATGGGAACCAGGAGAGCCATGGAGAGTCTGATTCAGCTGCTAAAGAGGAAAAAGAGAAGAAGGGTtga